The following coding sequences are from one Anolis sagrei isolate rAnoSag1 chromosome 6, rAnoSag1.mat, whole genome shotgun sequence window:
- the ATF5 gene encoding cyclic AMP-dependent transcription factor ATF-5 has translation MSLLAALTLDPDLDLTMIPASSMSCRPELLKHRLPHTGHCEPLAGPVDEGFALNLELSRLTGDGFSDWMMERTDLATLLSVSEEPSLFSLPSPPAPDLEAMTSLLKKEWEQTEDYFLEESLSPEQVAPSTSPSDRNLHFPFADGFQPQDHPCTPAPLQTLDSSCLELLELYGRDAPTELPFQGSEVSVLVEEPLAPAPKGDRRQKKRDQNKTAALRYRQRKRAEHDALGDECQLLEARNRDLREKAESIEREIQYVKDLLIEVYKARSQRLRITPEMQGSVP, from the exons ATGTCCCTGCTGGCGGCATTGACTTTGGACCCAGACCTCGACCTGACCATGATCCCAGCTAGCAGCATGTCCTGCAGGCCGGAGCTGCTCAAGCACCGGCTGCCCCACACCGGTCATTGTGAGCCGCTAGCCGGGCCTGTAGATGAGGGCTTTGCCCTCAACTTGGAGCTTTCTAGGCTCACAG GCGATGGCTTCTCAGACTGGATGATGGAGCGCACAGACCTGGCCACGCTCCTGAGTGTGTCAGAGGAGCCCTCGCTGTTCTCACTGCCCTCCCCTCCTGCTCCAGACCTGGAGGCCATGACCTCTCTCCTCAAGAAAGAGTGGGAGCAGACGGAGGATTATTTCTTGGAGGAGTCACTCTCACCAGAACAGGTAGCACCCAGCACCTCTCCCTCTGATAGGAACTTGCACTTTCCCTTTGCTGATGGTTTCCAACCCCAGGACCATCCCTGCACACCTGCTCCCCTGCAGACCTTGGATTCAAGCTGCTTGGAGTTGTTGGAGCTCTATGGTAGGGATGCACCAACTGAGCTCCCATTTCAGGGCAGTGAAGTCTCTGTCCTGGTTGAAGAGCCACTTGCCCCAGCGCCCAAAGGGGACCGGCGCCAGAAGAAGCGAGACCAGAACAAGACAGCAGCCCTGCGCTACCGTCAGCGCAAGCGGGCTGAACATGATGCACTGGGGGATGAGTGCCAGCTCCTTGAGGCACGCAACCGTGACCTGCGCGAAAAAGCAGAGTCTATCGAGAGAGAAATCCAGTATGTGAAGGACCTGCTCATCGAAGTCTACAAGGCACGAAGCCAGCGCCTGCGCATCACCCCTGAGATGCAAGGATCGGTGCCTTAA